Proteins from one Staphylococcus saprophyticus subsp. saprophyticus ATCC 15305 = NCTC 7292 genomic window:
- a CDS encoding ABC transporter ATP-binding protein produces the protein MSLIIDHVTKKYKNFTAVNDMSLSLEKGKMLGFLGRNGAGKTTTFRMILGLTPITKGSITYNDKVIDRSLYNRIGYLPEERGLHPKMKVEDELRYLATLKGMASKDITKAIDYWLKRFDITENREKKIESLSKGNQQKIQLLASMLHDPELLILDEPFSGLDPVNVELLKSAVQDLNNAGTTIIYSSHRMEHVEELCDNVCILNKGELVVSGPIDEVKTNHGNKRVVIETDHEMPEIDKVDGVLEVDRNKREIKVMIETESVAEQIYDIVKQYGFVKRFQVVEPSLNEIFIDKVGDVNG, from the coding sequence ATGTCATTAATAATTGACCATGTAACAAAAAAGTATAAAAATTTTACTGCTGTAAACGATATGTCACTTTCCTTAGAAAAAGGAAAGATGCTAGGATTTTTAGGAAGAAATGGCGCTGGGAAAACAACCACATTTAGAATGATATTAGGATTGACACCCATTACAAAGGGAAGCATCACATATAATGATAAAGTAATCGATCGCTCGTTATATAATCGTATTGGTTATTTACCAGAAGAACGTGGCTTACATCCTAAGATGAAAGTAGAAGACGAATTACGTTATTTAGCTACATTAAAAGGCATGGCATCTAAAGATATTACAAAAGCAATTGATTACTGGTTAAAACGATTTGATATTACAGAAAATAGAGAAAAGAAAATCGAATCACTTTCTAAAGGGAATCAACAGAAAATTCAATTACTAGCAAGTATGCTACATGATCCTGAGTTGCTTATTCTTGATGAACCATTTAGTGGTTTGGATCCAGTGAATGTTGAATTGCTAAAGTCGGCGGTTCAAGACTTAAACAATGCAGGTACGACAATTATATATAGCTCTCATAGAATGGAACATGTTGAGGAACTATGCGATAACGTATGTATTTTAAATAAGGGAGAGCTTGTTGTATCGGGTCCAATTGATGAAGTGAAAACGAATCATGGCAACAAACGTGTAGTCATTGAAACAGATCACGAAATGCCAGAAATTGATAAAGTAGATGGCGTCCTAGAGGTAGACAGAAATAAGAGAGAGATTAAAGTAATGATAGAGACAGAATCCGTCGCAGAACAAATTTATGACATAGTGAAACAATATGGCTTTGTGAAACGATTCCAGGTAGTAGAACCTTCACTAAATGAAATATTTATAGACAAAGTAGGTGACGTTAATGGATAA
- a CDS encoding ABC transporter permease, with protein MDKFLATFSLTYKNKVKTKSFMIFTGLVIVLMLLASNMNKIIDLFDDGPDKVGVVSSDNEIYKVIKSQGDQLDEGATFKKVSEKQAKTQVQNEKLDKAYIIKMTDDNKLSGKILSKDTVSEQQKQKLKASLSTIQTQLVAANLNLSQGELKQLQSQSKVTSEVIADKASNSNLSEAQKGFNTIMVYAGLMLIFFIVFNYASQVAMEIATEKTSRVIEMIITSVSPVTHILAKISGVIAVAFTQIIIFVAAGLICFFVFDISDMLKGFKIEPNELTMQISIVGIVSLIIGILSYIILAAILGSITARIEDINQALMPMTLFSMIAFYISLFSVMNPDTMLTKITSFIPLLSPFVMFVRSASPDVAVWEIVVSVILSIITIFILLWIAVRSYKNTILSFDKGFMNAMKRIFKRS; from the coding sequence ATGGATAAATTTTTAGCAACATTTTCACTGACGTACAAGAACAAAGTCAAGACGAAATCATTTATGATTTTTACTGGATTGGTTATTGTCTTAATGCTCTTAGCATCTAATATGAATAAGATTATTGATTTGTTTGATGATGGTCCTGATAAAGTCGGTGTTGTTTCATCTGACAATGAAATTTATAAAGTAATAAAAAGTCAAGGTGATCAACTGGACGAGGGGGCTACATTTAAAAAAGTTTCAGAGAAGCAAGCTAAAACGCAAGTTCAAAACGAAAAATTAGATAAAGCATACATTATCAAAATGACAGATGATAATAAACTTTCTGGAAAAATTTTAAGTAAAGATACAGTTTCAGAACAACAAAAACAAAAATTAAAAGCTTCTTTATCAACAATTCAAACACAACTCGTCGCAGCGAACTTGAATTTGTCCCAAGGGGAACTGAAACAATTGCAATCACAAAGTAAAGTTACGTCAGAAGTCATTGCTGATAAAGCAAGCAATTCAAATTTAAGTGAAGCGCAAAAAGGCTTTAACACAATAATGGTATACGCAGGACTGATGTTGATATTCTTTATTGTCTTTAATTATGCAAGTCAAGTAGCGATGGAAATTGCTACAGAAAAAACGTCACGCGTTATCGAAATGATTATTACGAGTGTGAGTCCAGTCACACATATTTTAGCTAAGATTTCCGGTGTGATTGCTGTGGCATTTACACAGATTATCATATTTGTAGCGGCAGGCTTAATATGTTTCTTCGTATTTGATATAAGTGATATGTTGAAAGGATTTAAAATTGAACCAAACGAGTTAACGATGCAAATATCTATTGTAGGTATCGTTTCACTAATTATTGGTATCCTTTCATATATTATATTAGCAGCTATTTTGGGATCCATTACGGCACGTATTGAAGATATCAACCAAGCGTTGATGCCGATGACACTATTCAGTATGATTGCATTTTATATCTCGTTATTCAGTGTGATGAATCCAGATACAATGCTTACAAAAATCACTAGTTTTATCCCGCTATTGTCTCCGTTCGTAATGTTTGTACGTTCAGCGTCACCTGATGTTGCAGTTTGGGAGATTGTTGTGAGTGTTATTTTATCCATTATTACCATTTTTATTTTATTATGGATTGCTGTAAGAAGTTACAAAAATACGATTTTGAGTTTTGATAAAGGCTTTATGAATGCAATGAAACGTATTTTTAAAAGAAGTTAA